One segment of Solanum stenotomum isolate F172 chromosome 1, ASM1918654v1, whole genome shotgun sequence DNA contains the following:
- the LOC125844087 gene encoding sterol 14-demethylase — translation MELGDNKILNVGLLLVATLLVAKLISALIMPRSKKRLPPVIKALPIVGGLIRFLKGPIVMLRQEYPKLGSVFTLNLLNKNITFFIGPEVSAHFFKAPETDLSQQEVYQFNVPTFGPGVVFDVDYTIRQEQFRFFTEALRVTKLKGYVDQMVTEAEEYFSKWGESGEVDLKYELEHLIILTASRCLLGEEVRNKLFDDVSALFHDLDNGMLPISVIFPYLPIPAHRRRDNARKKLAEIFANIINSRKRTGKAENDMLQCFIDSKYKDGRPTTEGEITGLLIAALFAGQHTSSITSTWTGSYLLTNNKYMSAVVDEQKNLMKKHGNKVDHDILSEMDVLYRCIKEALRLHPPLIMLLRSSHSDFSVTTREGKEYDIPKGHIVATSPAFANRLPHIFKNPETYDPDRFGPGREEDKAAGAFSYISFGGGRHGCLGEPFAYLQIKAIWSHLLRNFEFELISPFPEIDWNAMVVGVKGEVMVKYKRRKLSAE, via the exons ATGGAGTTAGGTGACAACAAGATTCTGAATGTGGGGTTGCTGTTAGTTGCTACCCTTTTGGTAGCAAAGCTCATATCTGCACTAATTATGCCCAGATCTAAGAAGCGTTTGCCTCCAGTGATCAAGGCATTGCCTATTGTTGGTGGGTTGATTCGTTTCCTTAAAGGGCCAATTGTGATGCTTAGACAGGAGTATCCAAAGCTTGGGAGTGTGTTTACTCTGAATTTGTTGAACAAGAACATCACATTCTTCATTGGTCCAGAAGTTTCTGCACATTTTTTCAAAGCCCCAGAAACAGATCTTAGCCAACAAGAGGTTTATCAGTTCAATGTACCTACCTTTGGACCTGGTGTGGTTTTTGATGTTGATTATACAATTAGGCAGGAACAGTTCAGGTTCTTTACTGAAGCTCTCAGAGTTACTAAGTTGAAGGGCTATGTAGATCAGATGGTTACAGAAGCTGAG GAGTACTTCTCAAAATGGGGTGAGAGTGGTGAAGTAGATCTAAAGTATGAACTGGAGCATCTTATCATATTGACAGCTAGTAGATGTCTGTTGGGAGAAGAGGTCCGCAATAAACTCTTTGACGATGTGTCTGCTCTCTTCCATGACCTAGACAATGGGATGCTCCCTATCAGTGTTATCTTTCCCTACCTTCCAATTCCAGCCCATCGCCGACGTGACAATGCCCGGAAGAAGCTCGCGGAGATCTTTGCAAACATCATAAATTCTCGAAAACGTACAGGCAAGGCAGAGAATGATATGTTACAATGCTTCATTGACTCGAAGTACAAAGATGGACGGCCAACAACAGAGGGTGAGATCACAGGTCTTCTGATTGCTGCTCTTTTCGCTGGGCAGCACACCAGTTCCATCACTTCCACTTGGACAGGGTCATACCTCCTCACCAACAACAAGTACATGTCTGCTGTTGTAGATGAACAGaagaatttgatgaagaaacaCGGGAATAAGGTTGATCACGACATTCTTTCCGAGATGGATGTCCTCTACAGATGCATAAAGGAAGCCCTGAGACTCCATCCTCCACTGATAATGCTTCTGCGTAGTTCACATAGCGATTTCAGTGTTACAACCAGAGAAGGAAAAGAGTACGACATTCCTAAGGGACATATCGTTGCAACATCACCTGCTTTTGCAAACAGGCTGCCACATATCTTCAAGAATCCAGAAACTTATGACCCTGATAGGTTCGGTCCTGGCAGAGAAGAAGATAAGGCTGCAGGAGCATTCTCATATATTTCTTTTGGTGGAGGCAGGCATGGCTGTCTTGGAGAACCATTTGCTTATCTGCAGATTAAAGCAATATGGAGTCACTTGCTGAGAAATTTCGAGTTTGAACTGATCTCACCTTTCCCTGAAATTGACTGGAACGCTATGGTTGTCGGTGTCAAAGGTGAAGTAATGGTGAAGTACAAGCGCCGAAAGCTCTCTGCTGAATAA